From one Perca flavescens isolate YP-PL-M2 chromosome 4, PFLA_1.0, whole genome shotgun sequence genomic stretch:
- the cnpy2 gene encoding protein canopy homolog 2 yields MREAAVLLTTRVVLCLLLSFSQAARQGQDIRCGACRALVDEMEWAISQIDPKKMIQTGSFRINPDGSQSIREVPLARSEGNLLELMENVCERMEDYGEHTDSSTNRKSYIRIKSRSGEAMDLSEATLDSRVTGSLKFACETIVEQHEDEVIEFFAHETDNVKDKLCSKRTDLCDHALKLQHDEL; encoded by the exons ATGAGGGAAGCGGCCGTTCTGCTCACAACACGTGTGGTTCTGTGTCTCCTTCTGAGCTTCAGCCAGGCAGCCAGACAAGGACAAGACATCAGATGTGGAG CTTGCAGGGCTCTGGTAGATGAGATGGAGTGGGCCATCTCCCAAATAGATCCAAAGAAAATGATCCAGACGGGATCCTTCAGGATCAACCCGGACGGCAGCCAGTCCATCAGAGAG GTTCCTCTGGCTCGCTCCGAGGGAAACCTCCTTGAGCTGATggagaatgtgtgtgagaggatgGAGGACTACGGCGAGCACACAGATTCTTCGACAAACAGGAAGTCCTATATTAGGATAAAATCTCGGAGCGGCGAGGCCATGGACCTCTCAGAGGCCACCCTGGATTCAAGAGTTACAGGCAGTTTAAAATTTGCA TGTGAAACAATTGTTGAGCAGCATGAAGATGAAGTCATTGAATTCTTCGCTCACGAGACAGATAATGTCAAAGACAAACTCTGTAGCAAGAGGACAG ACCTCTGTGACCACGCTCTGAAATTGCAGCACGACGAACTTTGA